In Halomonas alkalicola, the following proteins share a genomic window:
- a CDS encoding DUF411 domain-containing protein, whose protein sequence is MNRLGSTLLLSAALLLGAGTAHAALPDKATMFKNPECGCCDEYARQLEARGVEVKIVDDIEVGKIKQRVGLPFGLGSCHTIQMGGYAIEGHVPFAAVEKLFEERPDTRGIGLAGMPIGTPGMPGPKQGDWDVYQFRDGEASPFMTL, encoded by the coding sequence ATGAATCGCTTAGGCTCCACCCTCCTGCTCTCCGCCGCCCTGCTGCTGGGCGCCGGCACCGCCCACGCCGCCCTGCCCGACAAGGCGACCATGTTCAAGAACCCGGAATGCGGCTGCTGCGACGAGTACGCCCGCCAGCTCGAGGCCCGCGGGGTCGAGGTGAAGATCGTCGACGATATCGAGGTGGGCAAGATCAAGCAGCGCGTCGGCCTGCCCTTCGGCCTCGGCTCCTGCCACACCATCCAGATGGGCGGCTACGCCATCGAGGGGCATGTGCCCTTCGCGGCGGTGGAGAAACTCTTCGAGGAGCGCCCGGACACCCGTGGCATCGGCCTGGCCGGCATGCCCATCGGTACCCCCGGCATGCCCGGGCCCAAGCAGGGCGACTGGGATGTCTACCAGTTCCGCGACGGCGAGGCCTCGCCCTTCATGACCCTCTGA
- a CDS encoding esterase/lipase family protein: MTQEYYHPIIYVRGFAMRDSEIEATINTPYMGFNLGATRVRQGPSGAFDSLIFESPVIRLMKDHGYRDVYAEGAEREDRLPRRTLLIHRYYEGEGGEGQRPSIPEAARALSERILWLRERICGDDEEAREAFKVYLVAHSMGGLVCRCLLQNPEAGSAEARACVDKVFTYGTPHDGIEMAGFNVPRFLGLWDISNFNRKSIAGYLKLSPRGGRVNRLGGHFPPERFFCLVGTNHRDYNATRHVVGARSDGLVKTDCAWVEDAPRVHLYLAHSGPFGMVNSEAGYLNLTRFLFGDARMQGQLVVDHLPLPPSLQQARDEGNDIEGSYHFECTVMPRLFPPVALSERRVEHDSAIFRRYDEMFHPERAGHDHARHPVLFSVYLDSTRITVTQGRTMMLTADIAVRSTEFKVGGRWFVSRRVPEENLFREKVVILATAAAGGGRLRYILGDEDWGEGRGRPVKEDARGHYVPLTSRKGFKGRLYLGIEPWE, from the coding sequence ATGACCCAGGAGTACTACCACCCCATCATCTACGTGCGCGGCTTCGCCATGCGTGACAGCGAGATCGAGGCGACCATCAACACGCCCTACATGGGTTTCAACCTGGGGGCGACCCGGGTACGCCAGGGGCCCAGCGGGGCGTTCGACTCCCTGATCTTCGAGTCGCCGGTGATCCGCCTGATGAAGGATCACGGCTACCGGGACGTCTACGCCGAGGGGGCGGAGCGCGAGGACCGGCTGCCCCGCCGGACCCTGCTGATCCACCGCTACTACGAGGGGGAGGGCGGTGAGGGGCAGCGCCCCTCGATCCCCGAGGCGGCCCGGGCGCTCTCCGAGCGGATCCTCTGGCTGCGCGAGCGGATCTGCGGCGACGATGAGGAGGCGCGGGAAGCCTTCAAGGTCTACCTGGTGGCCCACTCCATGGGCGGGCTGGTCTGCCGCTGCCTGCTGCAGAACCCCGAGGCGGGCAGCGCCGAGGCGCGCGCCTGCGTCGACAAGGTCTTCACCTACGGCACCCCCCACGATGGCATCGAGATGGCCGGGTTCAACGTGCCGCGCTTCCTGGGCCTCTGGGACATCAGCAACTTCAACCGCAAGAGCATCGCCGGCTACCTCAAGCTCTCCCCGCGCGGGGGCCGGGTCAACCGCCTGGGGGGACACTTCCCGCCGGAGCGCTTCTTCTGCCTGGTGGGCACCAACCACCGCGACTATAACGCCACTCGCCATGTGGTGGGCGCACGCAGCGACGGCCTGGTGAAGACCGACTGCGCCTGGGTCGAGGACGCCCCTCGGGTGCATCTCTACCTGGCCCACAGCGGCCCCTTCGGCATGGTCAACTCCGAGGCCGGCTACCTCAACCTGACGCGCTTCCTGTTCGGCGATGCCCGCATGCAGGGGCAGCTGGTGGTCGACCACCTGCCGCTGCCGCCCTCGCTGCAGCAGGCCCGCGACGAGGGGAACGACATCGAGGGCAGCTACCACTTCGAGTGCACGGTGATGCCGCGGCTCTTTCCGCCGGTGGCGCTCTCGGAGCGCCGGGTGGAGCATGACTCGGCGATCTTCCGTCGCTATGACGAGATGTTCCATCCCGAGCGGGCCGGCCATGACCATGCCCGTCACCCGGTGCTCTTCTCCGTCTACCTGGACAGCACGAGGATCACCGTCACCCAGGGGCGCACCATGATGCTGACGGCCGACATCGCCGTGCGCAGCACCGAGTTCAAGGTGGGGGGGCGCTGGTTCGTCAGCCGCCGGGTGCCGGAGGAGAACCTCTTCCGCGAGAAGGTGGTGATCCTGGCCACCGCCGCTGCCGGGGGCGGGCGGCTGCGCTATATCCTCGGCGACGAGGACTGGGGCGAGGGGCGCGGGCGGCCGGTCAAGGAGGATGCGCGAGGGCACTACGTGCCGCTGACCAGCCGCAAGGGGTTCAAGGGGCGACTCTACCTGGGCATCGAGCCCTGGGAGTGA
- the trkA gene encoding Trk system potassium transporter TrkA, with amino-acid sequence MKIIILGAGQVGGTLAEHLAREENDITVVDTDGERLRELHTRLDIRTVVGPGSYPVVLRQAGCEDADMLIAVTSQDEVNMIACQVAHTLFRTPTKIARVRATAYLTRKGLFAHEAVPIDVLISPEQVVTDHIRRLIEHPGALQVLEFAGGLVQLVAVKAYYGGPLVGQDLGFLRRHMPSVDTRVAAIYRRKRPIIPRGDTVIEADDEVFFIAARRDIRAVMSELRRVDRDFRRVVIAGGGNIGERLAEHLEHSHQVKIIEHGLERCTVLSERLNRTVVLHGSATNKRLLEEENIEECDIFCALTNDDEVNIMSSMLAKRMGAKKVLTLINNAAYVDLVQGGEIDIAISPQQATIGSLLTHVRRGDIVNVHSLRRGAAEAIEAIAHGDTQSSKVVGRAIGEIDLPRGTTIGAIVRGKEVLIAHDDVVVESRDHLILFVIDKRRIRDVERLFQVGLTFF; translated from the coding sequence ATGAAAATCATCATCCTGGGGGCTGGCCAGGTCGGCGGCACGCTGGCCGAACACCTGGCCCGCGAGGAGAACGACATCACCGTGGTGGACACCGACGGCGAACGGCTGCGCGAGCTGCACACCCGGCTCGACATCCGCACCGTGGTGGGCCCCGGCTCCTACCCCGTGGTGCTGCGCCAGGCCGGCTGCGAAGACGCCGACATGCTGATCGCGGTGACCAGCCAGGACGAGGTCAACATGATCGCCTGCCAGGTCGCCCACACCCTGTTTCGCACCCCCACCAAGATCGCCCGGGTGCGTGCCACCGCCTACCTCACCCGCAAGGGGCTGTTCGCCCACGAGGCGGTACCCATCGACGTGCTGATCAGCCCCGAGCAGGTGGTCACCGACCACATCCGCCGGTTGATCGAGCACCCCGGGGCGCTGCAGGTGCTGGAGTTCGCCGGCGGCCTGGTGCAACTGGTGGCGGTCAAGGCCTACTACGGCGGCCCGCTGGTGGGTCAGGACCTCGGCTTCCTGCGTCGCCACATGCCCAGCGTCGACACCCGGGTGGCGGCCATCTACCGCCGCAAACGGCCGATCATCCCGCGTGGCGACACCGTGATCGAGGCCGACGACGAGGTCTTCTTCATCGCCGCCCGGCGCGACATCCGCGCGGTGATGAGCGAGCTGCGCCGGGTCGACCGCGACTTCCGCCGGGTGGTGATCGCCGGCGGCGGCAACATCGGCGAGCGTCTCGCCGAACACCTCGAGCACAGCCACCAGGTCAAGATCATCGAGCACGGCCTGGAGCGCTGCACGGTGCTCTCCGAACGCCTCAACCGCACCGTGGTGCTGCACGGCAGCGCCACCAACAAGCGCCTGCTGGAAGAGGAGAACATCGAGGAGTGCGACATCTTCTGCGCGCTGACCAACGACGACGAGGTCAACATCATGTCGTCGATGCTGGCCAAGCGCATGGGCGCCAAGAAGGTCCTCACGCTGATCAACAACGCCGCCTACGTCGACCTGGTGCAGGGCGGCGAGATCGACATCGCCATCTCGCCGCAGCAGGCCACCATCGGCAGCCTGCTGACCCACGTGCGCCGCGGCGACATCGTCAACGTGCACTCGCTGCGTCGCGGCGCCGCCGAGGCCATCGAGGCCATCGCCCACGGCGACACCCAGTCGTCGAAGGTAGTGGGCCGCGCCATCGGCGAGATCGACCTGCCCCGCGGCACCACCATCGGTGCCATCGTGCGCGGCAAGGAGGTGCTGATCGCCCACGACGACGTGGTGGTGGAGTCCCGCGACCACCTGATCCTGTTCGTGATCGACAAGCGCCGCATCCGCGACGTCGAGCGGCTGTTCCAGGTCGGCCTGACCTTCTTCTGA
- a CDS encoding response regulator, whose translation MGEEVKGRILVVDDERQIRRFLRISLTSQGFEVIEAETGSEGLFKAIECAPDLILLDLGLPDLDGQEILEALRTQSDVPVIVVSVREREEEKVRALDNGANDYVTKPFGIQELLARVRRMLRFKASQSGESLAIHFSHDRLHIDLGKRLVHLGEEEVRLTPKEYALLERLCRHAGRVVTQTQLLREIWGPTHIEDTHYLRIVVSRLRQKLGDNTQAPYLLQTEAGIGYRLLVEPDGTHDSVGKRE comes from the coding sequence ATGGGTGAAGAGGTCAAGGGACGCATCCTGGTGGTGGATGATGAGCGGCAGATCCGTCGCTTCTTGCGTATTAGCCTTACGTCGCAAGGCTTCGAGGTAATTGAAGCCGAGACGGGAAGCGAGGGCTTGTTCAAGGCCATTGAGTGTGCGCCAGATTTGATTTTGCTGGATCTAGGGCTGCCGGATCTGGACGGCCAGGAGATTCTGGAGGCGTTGCGTACTCAAAGCGACGTGCCGGTAATTGTCGTTTCCGTACGTGAGCGTGAAGAGGAGAAGGTGCGAGCTCTGGATAATGGAGCGAACGATTATGTCACCAAACCTTTCGGCATTCAGGAGCTATTGGCCAGGGTCAGAAGAATGCTGCGTTTCAAAGCGAGTCAAAGCGGCGAATCATTGGCCATTCATTTTAGCCACGACCGACTGCATATCGACTTGGGGAAGCGTCTGGTACATCTAGGCGAGGAAGAGGTCCGTTTAACACCGAAGGAATATGCACTTCTTGAGCGCCTCTGTCGTCATGCCGGACGCGTGGTGACCCAGACTCAACTGCTAAGGGAAATCTGGGGGCCAACCCATATTGAAGATACCCATTACCTCAGAATCGTTGTCAGCCGTCTGAGGCAGAAACTCGGGGATAACACTCAAGCACCTTACCTCCTGCAAACTGAAGCCGGCATAGGCTATCGCCTGCTCGTAGAGCCGGATGGCACTCACGACTCGGTCGGTAAAAGGGAATAA
- a CDS encoding sensor histidine kinase, whose translation MATDDERRPDPDALLRQTVRREARGALRIFLGAAPGVGKTYAMLCAARERVAAGEDVVIGIVESHGRAETEALCEGMVRLPLARMTHHGRTFEEFDPDAALARRPAILLVDELAHRNIPGSRHPRRYQDIEELLDAGIDVWTTVNVQHLESLNDAVARITGVRMRETVPDALLERARDVSLVDLTPDELLKRLRQGKVYVPEQARAAMEGYFSEPNLNALRELALQTMAERVDSDVRDAMGASGETGPWPVRPHLLVALSGGSEDAALVRAAHRLAERRRAAWRAVYVDRGHDDPERRLAVENAFAQVNRLGGETRRLYGYDRLQELLDYARQHNVTTLVVGRSRPSGWRLWRRPLARRLLTSGGAFDLVVVAETERRPRWRARHRFSPASWTAGIVALGATLAALGLALSVQNWFSLADLSLLFLGAVLISALLAGTGAAMCSALLGSLAFNFFFTEPKLTLVMVERDQILTVVFFLAVAVAVGQLAGRGRRRLLALRESRDQTHRLLAYVQSLAVATDGDSVRQVGLKTLEQWLHVPVAFLERQAGAEGVRVSQAEPPATRLPEAALLAAAWSWQHAKPRGQGTDTLSGQGWRLLPLKEHGHVLGIVALNLEQREALLSPEEEALLATLLSQLAMALERTRLVADLGAARLSEENERLRSALLASVSHDLRTPLASIIGSASTLRELEAQLTETDRYELLDGILGESERLNRYIQNLLDMTRLGHGTLKIERDWVALDDLIAAAIKRLGPQLEGHELVCSWPDDLPLLYVHPALIEQAFVNILDNAARFSPVHGRLTIVAGMESDWLWLRVIDQGPGIPADLRERVFDMFFTGGEGDRGRHGSGLGLAICRGMIGAHGGQIRALVSPTGEGTCIEIRLPLESNTMEAGDG comes from the coding sequence ATGGCCACCGACGACGAGCGGCGCCCCGACCCGGATGCTCTGCTCAGGCAAACCGTGCGCCGGGAGGCGCGCGGTGCTCTGCGTATCTTTCTGGGGGCGGCGCCAGGCGTAGGAAAGACCTATGCCATGCTGTGTGCCGCCAGGGAGCGTGTTGCTGCCGGTGAGGACGTGGTCATCGGCATCGTCGAGTCCCATGGACGTGCGGAGACCGAAGCGCTTTGCGAGGGAATGGTCCGGCTGCCATTGGCGCGGATGACCCACCATGGGCGCACCTTCGAGGAGTTCGATCCGGACGCGGCCTTGGCAAGGCGTCCCGCGATCCTGCTGGTGGACGAGCTGGCTCATCGCAACATTCCGGGGAGCCGCCATCCGCGCCGCTACCAGGACATCGAGGAGCTGCTGGATGCTGGCATCGACGTGTGGACTACCGTCAATGTGCAGCATTTGGAAAGCCTCAACGATGCCGTGGCGCGTATTACCGGCGTGCGCATGCGTGAGACCGTACCGGATGCTCTGCTCGAGCGGGCTCGCGATGTCTCGCTGGTCGATCTTACGCCGGATGAATTGCTGAAGCGGCTGCGCCAGGGCAAGGTCTACGTGCCGGAGCAGGCGCGAGCAGCCATGGAGGGCTACTTCAGCGAGCCTAATCTCAATGCGCTGCGCGAATTGGCGCTACAGACCATGGCAGAGCGTGTGGATAGCGATGTGCGCGATGCCATGGGCGCAAGCGGTGAGACGGGGCCCTGGCCCGTGCGCCCGCATCTATTGGTGGCGCTGAGTGGGGGGAGTGAGGATGCAGCGTTGGTTCGCGCCGCCCACCGGCTTGCCGAGCGCCGTCGAGCGGCGTGGCGTGCAGTCTATGTCGACCGCGGACATGACGATCCCGAGCGCCGCCTCGCGGTCGAAAATGCGTTTGCTCAGGTCAACCGTCTCGGTGGTGAGACACGCCGTCTGTATGGATACGATCGCCTGCAGGAACTGTTGGACTACGCCCGTCAACATAACGTGACCACCTTGGTGGTGGGACGGTCGCGTCCTTCGGGGTGGCGCCTCTGGCGCCGCCCCTTGGCGCGACGATTGCTGACCAGCGGTGGTGCCTTCGACCTGGTAGTGGTGGCCGAAACGGAGCGTCGCCCGCGCTGGCGGGCAAGGCACCGATTCTCTCCCGCTAGTTGGACCGCCGGCATTGTGGCACTAGGGGCTACGCTGGCTGCACTCGGTCTGGCCCTGAGTGTGCAAAACTGGTTTTCTCTTGCAGACTTGTCGTTGCTATTCCTCGGTGCTGTCCTTATCAGCGCGCTGCTGGCGGGCACCGGGGCTGCCATGTGCAGCGCTCTGCTGGGCTCTCTGGCTTTCAACTTTTTCTTCACTGAGCCCAAGTTGACGCTGGTGATGGTCGAGCGGGATCAGATCCTGACCGTAGTATTCTTCTTGGCGGTAGCGGTAGCGGTTGGCCAGCTGGCCGGCCGTGGTCGCCGCCGCCTATTGGCACTCCGTGAGAGTCGTGACCAGACCCATCGCCTGCTGGCGTATGTGCAATCGCTGGCGGTGGCGACGGATGGCGATAGCGTTCGCCAAGTCGGGCTCAAGACGCTGGAGCAATGGCTACATGTGCCCGTAGCCTTTCTGGAGCGGCAGGCCGGTGCGGAGGGGGTACGGGTCAGCCAGGCCGAGCCACCTGCCACACGGCTACCGGAAGCGGCACTGCTTGCTGCAGCCTGGAGCTGGCAGCATGCCAAGCCCCGTGGCCAAGGGACCGATACGTTGAGCGGGCAGGGTTGGCGACTGTTGCCGCTCAAGGAACACGGGCATGTTTTGGGCATCGTCGCCTTGAATCTCGAGCAACGTGAGGCCCTGTTGTCGCCAGAGGAGGAGGCGTTGCTCGCTACGCTGCTTAGCCAATTGGCCATGGCGCTGGAGCGCACCCGCCTGGTGGCAGATCTCGGGGCGGCACGGTTGTCGGAAGAAAACGAGCGCTTGCGTTCGGCATTGCTCGCATCGGTTTCTCACGATCTGCGTACGCCGCTGGCCTCCATCATCGGGTCGGCCAGCACGTTGCGGGAGCTCGAGGCACAACTGACCGAGACCGATCGGTATGAACTGCTTGATGGCATTCTGGGCGAGAGTGAGCGGCTCAATCGCTACATTCAGAACCTGCTCGACATGACGCGGCTAGGGCACGGAACCTTGAAGATAGAGCGAGACTGGGTCGCGCTCGATGACTTGATAGCCGCGGCCATCAAGCGTCTGGGGCCTCAACTGGAAGGACATGAATTGGTATGCAGCTGGCCTGATGACTTGCCGCTTCTCTATGTGCATCCGGCGTTGATTGAGCAGGCGTTCGTGAACATTCTGGACAATGCGGCGCGCTTTTCGCCAGTACATGGGCGCCTTACCATTGTTGCCGGCATGGAAAGCGATTGGCTGTGGCTACGCGTCATCGACCAGGGGCCGGGCATTCCTGCCGATTTGCGCGAGCGGGTCTTCGACATGTTCTTTACCGGTGGGGAAGGTGATCGAGGGCGCCACGGAAGTGGGCTGGGGTTGGCGATCTGTCGTGGCATGATTGGCGCACACGGTGGACAGATCCGTGCTCTGGTCAGCCCAACCGGAGAGGGCACCTGCATCGAGATTCGTTTACCCCTGGAGTCGAACACCATGGAGGCGGGCGATGGGTGA
- the kdpC gene encoding potassium-transporting ATPase subunit KdpC — protein sequence MNRNTAQIDSLSYTHRQLTTWSIPLRLVAVMALILGLGYPLLISALGSWLMPHQATGSLIEDREGRVVGSVLVGQRFIDHAYFIGRPTAAEYDAFEVSGSNLGPGNPELRERAQAYAVAIAARDGVALGERPVELLAASGSGIDPHITPEGAAIQVARVAQARGLSEVQVMSLIEAAIEQRGRLGQPAVNVLRLNLALDELTGPPNS from the coding sequence ATGAATCGAAACACTGCACAGATTGATTCTCTCTCTTACACGCATCGCCAACTCACGACATGGTCGATACCGCTGCGGCTGGTAGCGGTCATGGCCCTGATCCTGGGGCTCGGTTATCCGCTGCTGATCAGCGCTCTCGGTAGCTGGCTCATGCCCCATCAGGCGACTGGTAGTCTGATCGAAGACAGAGAGGGGCGCGTGGTCGGCTCGGTCCTGGTTGGTCAGCGTTTCATCGATCACGCCTACTTCATTGGGCGGCCCACTGCGGCAGAGTATGATGCCTTCGAGGTCAGCGGCTCCAATCTTGGGCCTGGCAACCCGGAGCTGCGCGAGCGAGCGCAGGCCTATGCCGTTGCCATTGCCGCTCGAGATGGCGTGGCGCTGGGCGAGAGACCCGTTGAATTGCTGGCGGCCTCCGGCTCTGGAATCGATCCGCATATCACGCCGGAGGGGGCGGCCATCCAAGTCGCGCGGGTGGCTCAAGCGCGGGGCTTGTCGGAAGTGCAGGTGATGAGTCTGATCGAAGCGGCCATTGAGCAGAGAGGCAGGTTAGGGCAGCCTGCGGTGAACGTATTGCGCTTGAACCTAGCGCTCGATGAGCTGACCGGGCCGCCGAACAGTTAG
- the kdpB gene encoding potassium-transporting ATPase subunit KdpB — protein MSTSMQHGSQQKPGQQMSGGSRRAARQPLDWAAVVKGAFVRLAPQRLARNPVMAVVGIGTAVCALLSVQALARGESGGFAIAITLMLLVTLLFATAAETLAESRGKAHAGSLRQTRGQLKAHRLDKNGNVTVVAADTLRRGDRVVVEAGELIPADGEIVEGAASINESAVTGESAPVLREAGTDNSGVSAGTKLLSDRLVIEVTSDPGESLLDRMIALVESASRQKTPSELALSALLAMLTLVFLIVVVTLVPMAAFVGLESSTVMLVALLVCLIPTTIGGLLPAIGIAGMERAMRANLVAKSGKAVEIAGSIDTLLLDKTGTITLGGRRATEFAPCQGQQRDALRDVAFLASLDDPTPEGRSVVGLARDLGVDASLTEAADGATFVAFSASTRLSGVDLVDGRRLRKGAPNAIAQWVEEQGGRVPADYTQLVTRISRHGATPLAVAENGCLLGVIALSDVIKPGIAERFAKLREMGVKTVMITGDNPVTAAAIAAEAGVDDYVAEATPERKLSIIREEQASGRLVAMMGDGTNDAPALAQADLGLAMNSGTQAAREAANMVDLDSDPGKLLEAVEIGKQLLITRGALTTFSLANDVAKYFVILPALFAASLPALASLDILNLHSPTTAVLAAVLFNALIIPALIPFALKGVSVRATSATSLLKRNLLIYGLGGLLLPFPVIKLFDVLMGMLI, from the coding sequence ATGTCAACGTCAATGCAACATGGCTCACAGCAGAAACCGGGGCAGCAAATGAGTGGAGGCAGTCGGCGAGCTGCGCGCCAGCCGCTCGATTGGGCTGCAGTCGTCAAAGGTGCATTCGTGCGTCTTGCTCCGCAAAGGCTGGCACGTAACCCGGTGATGGCCGTGGTGGGGATAGGTACTGCCGTATGCGCCCTGTTGAGCGTGCAAGCGCTGGCCCGAGGAGAGAGCGGCGGATTTGCGATAGCCATTACGTTGATGCTGCTGGTGACTTTGCTGTTTGCCACCGCGGCGGAAACCCTGGCTGAATCGCGGGGCAAGGCGCATGCCGGCAGCCTGCGCCAAACACGAGGACAGTTGAAGGCGCATCGGCTCGACAAGAACGGCAACGTGACGGTAGTGGCAGCCGATACCTTACGGCGTGGAGATCGGGTAGTTGTTGAAGCCGGCGAGCTGATCCCCGCCGACGGTGAAATCGTGGAAGGGGCCGCGTCGATCAACGAGTCAGCCGTGACGGGCGAGTCCGCGCCGGTTCTCCGGGAGGCAGGTACCGATAACAGTGGGGTCAGTGCGGGTACCAAGCTGCTGTCGGATCGCTTGGTCATCGAAGTGACCAGCGACCCGGGCGAATCGTTGCTGGACCGCATGATCGCCCTGGTGGAGAGTGCCAGCCGCCAGAAGACGCCAAGCGAACTGGCACTGTCGGCGCTGCTGGCCATGCTCACCCTGGTGTTCCTGATCGTGGTGGTGACACTGGTGCCCATGGCGGCATTCGTGGGCCTCGAGTCTTCCACCGTGATGCTGGTGGCGCTATTGGTGTGCTTGATACCCACTACCATCGGCGGGTTACTGCCTGCCATCGGCATTGCCGGCATGGAGAGGGCGATGCGTGCCAACTTGGTCGCCAAGTCGGGCAAGGCGGTGGAAATCGCCGGTAGCATCGATACTCTACTGCTCGACAAGACCGGGACCATCACGCTGGGGGGCCGTCGTGCGACGGAGTTTGCGCCTTGCCAAGGACAGCAGCGCGATGCGCTCAGGGACGTAGCTTTCCTGGCCTCCCTGGATGACCCGACTCCCGAGGGTCGCTCAGTGGTGGGGTTGGCGCGTGATCTGGGTGTCGATGCATCACTCACCGAAGCGGCCGATGGCGCGACCTTCGTGGCCTTTTCGGCTTCGACCAGGCTTTCCGGTGTCGATCTCGTCGACGGGCGCCGGTTGCGTAAAGGTGCTCCCAACGCCATCGCTCAGTGGGTCGAGGAGCAGGGTGGCCGGGTGCCTGCGGATTACACCCAGTTGGTGACGCGCATCTCTCGCCACGGTGCTACGCCCCTGGCGGTTGCCGAGAACGGGTGTCTGCTGGGAGTGATAGCGCTTTCTGACGTCATCAAGCCGGGTATTGCCGAGCGCTTTGCCAAGCTGCGCGAGATGGGGGTCAAGACGGTGATGATCACCGGCGACAATCCGGTGACGGCAGCGGCCATTGCGGCCGAGGCGGGAGTCGATGACTACGTGGCCGAGGCCACCCCCGAGCGCAAGCTTTCCATCATCCGCGAAGAGCAGGCCAGCGGCCGCCTGGTTGCCATGATGGGAGATGGCACCAACGATGCGCCGGCACTGGCGCAGGCCGATCTCGGTCTCGCCATGAACTCCGGCACCCAGGCCGCTCGAGAGGCCGCCAACATGGTGGATCTCGACTCCGATCCTGGCAAGCTGCTGGAGGCGGTGGAGATCGGCAAGCAGTTGCTGATCACTCGTGGCGCGCTGACCACCTTCTCGCTGGCCAACGACGTGGCCAAGTACTTCGTGATCCTTCCGGCGCTGTTTGCTGCCAGCCTGCCTGCCCTGGCTTCGCTCGACATTCTGAATTTGCACTCGCCGACCACGGCAGTGTTGGCCGCCGTCCTGTTCAATGCCCTGATCATTCCCGCACTGATTCCTTTCGCGCTGAAAGGGGTAAGCGTACGGGCCACTTCGGCTACGAGCTTGCTGAAGCGCAACCTGTTGATCTATGGGCTCGGAGGCCTGCTGCTTCCATTTCCGGTCATCAAGCTGTTCGACGTGCTGATGGGCATGCTTATCTAG